The genomic region agccagggtggacgatcTCATCCACAACACACCAGCTGAGGGTAAATACCCTGCCCTCAAAAATCTCCTTCTGGGCACCTTCGATCTCTCCCCACAACTGCGGGCCTCCAGACTCCTACATCTGGATGGGCTGGGAGACCAAACGCCATTggccctcatggatgagatgctggcactGGCAGAAGATCACAagtcctttttcttgttctgccaagatcttcctggagcagatgcccgAGGTCATTCAGTTCCTACTGGCGGACGAAAACTTCAGTGACCCACGGCGAGTCGCGGCCCAAGCGGACATCCTCTGGCACATCAAGAGAGAGAACGAAGCCACCCTCAGCCAGAAGCCAGCCAGTCACAGCTCCCTTCCTCCAAGTACAAGCCAGAGGAGCACCACCCCATTTGGTGCTTCTATCATCAACGCTGGGGGGCACAAGCTCGCAAGTGCAGGCAACCCTCTACCTACCAGGGAAATTACTCTGTCAGCCACCATTGATGGGTGAGGTGGCTGGCCACCCGAACAGCCCAGACACACTGCTCTGCAACGTCTCCACCGGTTCTCCGCGCCCAGTAGTCCCGCTGCATTGGAGATCACGGGCCTTCAACATGTTCCATGATCTAGCATACCCCTTGGTGAAGACATCGGTGcgaatggtggcagagcggtttgtATGGCATGAGCTCAAGAAGGAGGTAGCTGAGATGGcgaagaactgcacacagtgccaggcctccaaggtccaccagTATACGCAGGCCCCAATTCAGCAGTTCGACCGGGTAGTCAAAAGGTTCCAACACATACATATTGACATCGTgggccccctgccggtgtccagggagGTGCGCTACCTGCTTACGGTGGTCAACCAGAGCACAAGATGGCCGGAAGCCATTCCCATCAAGGAGGCTTCCACCGAGATGTGCACCAGGAGCTGGGTCGCCCAATGGATCGCCAGGTTTGGAGTTCCAGTGCACATCACCAGCAACAGGGGTGCCCAGATCACCTCCGCCCTCTGGACTCAATTGGCGAACCTactgggggttaaactccaccattTGCAAGCAAATGGTCAGGTGGAGAGATTTCACCACCACCTGAAGTCAACCCTCATGGCTCACCTCACAGGTCCTGGCTGGGCAGATGAATTATATTGGGTCCTCcttggcatcagaacagcacccaaggaggatctacaGGCATCAACTGCAGAGCTGGTGTAAGGCACACCACTCTCCTTGCCTGGTGAGTTCTTCGGCCCAGAATCCGATTCTATAACCAAGTATCAAAAATCAATTGGCGGACCTAAGCAGCAAGCTCGCCTTGCTAGTCCCCCCTCACCTTCTACGCATCACAGCGCCCGACCATCCTGCCTTCCCAAAGAGCTGGCCTTGGCAGAACTCATTTTTGTTTGCCGTGGACCTCACACTGCACCTTTGCAGCGTCCTTACGAGGGCCCGTTCAAAGTCCTCCAACGATCTGGCAAGACTTTTACATTAGACATTGGGGGCAAAAATGAACTGTTCACAGTAGACTGCCTAAAGGCAGCACACTTGGACGTCTTGCGACTGGTTCAAATGGCTAAGCCAAAGTGCTGAGGCGATCTGCCCAAACAGCGGGACACGTAAGCCATTTCTGGCGGGGTCAATTGTGTGGCGGTGCACTCTCTCGTGGCGAACCGGCCCGGGAAGCCATGAGAAGAGGGCGTCGTCGGGGATCCTCCTTACCCCGCGTTTCCAGCCAGTGCGCGCCTCAGGCAGCCGTTATGATGTTACcactcacgctgcccttaaaggggcacgcgcgGGATTTGAATCAAACTGTCGTTGAGAGCATCCAAGGTGGTGGCTGTGAGTTTCTTTGCTGAAGCTCCCGCTACAACATCAAATATTAACTGcctaataataaaatctaaaattaggtaaaaACCATACtacaatttttctttaatttctgcaaattAAATTTAGTCAACCTAGCATTCTTATTATTCCACATACAAGAAGAAATTTTATagtcttaaaattttaaattttaggtaTCTTTATACACAGCATCCTGAGAAATCTATTCCTTCAATGCTGTCTTTGGTTTCccaatttagtattttttcaGGATATAAACTGAATCTCTCCAAGAGTGAACAATTTCCAATGAATATACATGTACCTATCTATGAGCATACATCTTTTAGACTGGTTAGAGAACACTTTACATATCTTGGGGGTATGAtcactaaatttttttaaatttaattttctccCTTCGATTGACGATGTGAAACAAACTCTTTCTAGATGGTGTCCATTGGCCATAAGTTGAAGAGGCCGTATTAAGATGATAGATTTGCTCAAAGAGTGCCATCACATTAGCCCAAGATCTATAGCAGACCAGACACTGATAAATCACCCAAGCAAGAAAGGAACCAGCAGAGAAGATCATTCATTTCGCCCACAGCGCAGAAGCTGCTGTCAAACTGGGCGCGTTGCGACCATCCCATCGCGAGGCTGGCAGGTGCTGCGCCTGCGCACTAGCCCAGGGAAGATGGCGGCGTGCAGCAGCGAAGCTCGCGTCGGAGATGTAGAAGAAGATGCTTCGCAGCTCGTGTTTCCTAAAGGTAACTCAGCTTCGCAGTTTGGGTCCCCGCGTCCCACGGCTCCCCCCCCGCCTCACAACTCCCCTCCACCGGCCTCGCAACCCGCCCCAGCCATTATtgtctccccccatccccccatcggcctcgtcccccccaccccccatcggcctcgttcaccccccccaccccccatcggccttgttcacccccccaccccccatcggcctcgttcaccccctcccccaccggcCTCGTTCCCCCCCCACCGGCCTCGTTCCCCCCCCACCGGCCTCGTTCCCCCCCCACCGGCCTCGTTCCCCCCCCACCGGCCTCGTTCCCCCCCCACCGGCCTcgttcccccccccaccggccTCGTTCCCCCCCCACCGGCttcgttccccccccacccccatcggcctcgtccacccccacccctcatcaGCCTCGTTCCCCACCCCCCTATCGGCCtcattaccccccacccccatcggcctcgttccccccccacccccatcggcctcgttccccctccacccccatcggcctcgttccccctccacccccatcggcctcgttccccctccacccccatcggcctcgttccccctccacccccatcggcctcgttccccctccacccccatcggcctcgttccccctccacccccatcggcctcgttccccctccacccccatcggcctcgttccccctccacccccatcggcctcgttccccctccacccccatcggcctcgttccccctccacccccatcggcctcgttccccctccacccccatcggcctcgttccccctccacccccatcggcctcgttccccctccacccccatcggcctcgttccccctccacccccatcggcctcgttccccctccacccccatcggcctcgttccccctccacccccatcggcctcgttccccctccacccccatcggcctcgttccccctccacccccatcggcctcgttccccctccaccccccatcggcgtcccccccacctcctcccacccccgTCGGCCTtgtcacccccccacctccccccacccccgtcggcctcgtccccccccctcctccccccacccccgtcggcctcgtcctcccccaccctcccttcggcctcgttcccccccccccggcctcgtTTCCCCCCCCCATCGGCCTCATCCCCCCCCCATTGGCCTcgtttcctcccccccaccccctattgGCCTCCACTCTCTGCTCCCCCTTACCCCACGGTATGTTGGTAGAAATTATTTgggaaagttatttggttcacttgTTTGAATTTTAATGCGTTCTTTTGTCCTTTCTCAGAATTTGAGAGCTCTGAGACTCTACTGAACTCTGAAGTCCACATGTTGCTGGAGCACAGGAAACAACAGAATGAGAGTGCAGAGGATGAACAGGAGCTCTCCGAGGTTTTCATGAAAACGTTGAACTATACAGCCAGATTCAGCCGCTTCAAGAACAGGGAGACCATCGCCAGTGTCAGGAGGTCAGTGCAGTGTGTTTTAAAATTCTGAGTGTCCCATTTGGGAACCCCAAGTTTCTCCTTGATGTTATTTCATAGAGGTGGTGTTGGAtgtaagggggtgggggtggggtgaggggggagagtggAACATTGTGGGTTGAGATTCGTATAGTTGTGGCCTACAGCACTCCCACTGTGAGATTATGAATTTATATTATTGGTATGTATTTACAATATCTGATGTTTTAATAGGTAATCTGGAGGGTCAACTGTTTTTGCTGATTAAAACATCAAacataatacagcaaaattgattaTCTGGGACACTCGGCACCTTGGTGATGTGGATTAGCAGATTTTTCCAGGGTGTAGAATGTTATAATGTTAACAATCTaaggcttttttttaacttttcgatGTTGCGCAGTTATTATAATCTTTCCAGTGAAGCCTTTATGTTTAGAAGGGCTTGTGTGAAATGTGTCCCtggtcagtttaaaaaaaatctcagaaactGAAGCACTGGTGGTTAACTGGGTCTTGGAGAGCTGGGGTGCCAGTGAGTTGGAGGAGAGCACAGCAATCAGGACCCTggtgtgggggagagtgtgttgGAATAGGGGCTGTGGTGGGTCAGACAGGAATGTAGCATTGAGCCAGTCAGGAGCTGGAGTTGCAGGAAATAGGATGGGAGCACATGAACCGATCTGGCGAGTAggaggtgtggtggtacaccaccagcctactgcaggggcaactgtacctgcaggagtgtaaggggacaggacaacacctggtcggctgtcaatcagtcggcctgaatggatcgagccccacccagtcaggtgtcaatcaccctccgggatataagcctgtgctggccgGCGTCCTGACGCctcactgagttgctgcagccacagccagcctggctttgtggattaaagtctgtttttcagtctttatctttgtgtgtgtctgattctgtctaacagcgcaccacaatttaatccataaaattttcccacggctgccatggaaaaactcctgagcgcagggagcctcgagatTGACCCACGCCActcggaagcccagacacgcttcgagatctggcagtacgtggtcaaggcaatcatcgagtcacatgagggcgacatcctggactccgatcggaagaggttggtcctattccagtcaaagctgggtccccacgcatTCCAGGTATCCAAAGGCTGTTCCTCATGCAAGAGTGCAgtggacactctcaagaacttgtacaagccccccatgaatgtggtctgtgcaagtccagcaacctggggagacggctgagtcttacctgggacacttgcgagagttggcccgactgggtctggctgaacccggggtaggtgtagaggaggtcgagaggctgatccgggatgcctttgtCCGAGGGCTACGCTTGAGAGCCATCCGACACAagttgctggaagacaacatctatgccctaaccaggactgtggaagtggtccaaaccctgaagcagcagccctgcacgtcgaagccttcgattccaggttcccccaggctccctcatggccctctcacactgcagctgcagccccaggcctagctggggaggagaatgtcgctgcggcaggcgcccggtccccctgtaagtactgtgtgtcctagtgtgggtcagatcgacgattgcACCATAACTGCCCAGTTAGGAActagtattgttcccgatgcggcaagaaaggacACTTTGTAAAAGtttgcctctctaaacctgctggcagctcagcaaccctctatgacctccctacctcccctgcgGAACCCCCCCACGTGCGAGTGCtgggcggcgccattgtccccgcaaTGACTTCCGACTTTGACTGCGCAACATCTGGCCCCACCAGTAACCATCGCAGCATGTGCcccgtgatgatgtcacttccctaGGCGCAGCggacacagctggggaaggaggctaGCCACGCACCGGCTCCCCACGTGCCacagccatcttgggccaggcagcgcctgACACAGAGGGCCCCTGACAGCATTGAGaatgacatggtcaacacggccatgaccaggctgccctaccgacgctccACACGCCttcgggtgccatcagctgccacacGCTGCATCCAGCAACCGATGTCGACATGGTCAACGCGGGCGATGACCAAGCTGCCCTATCGACGCTCCCTATCTCTCCGGATAGTGACGTCTCTGACTCTGAGATGGTACTGGCCGCCACCACACTGACTGGGGATATTCCCCATGATCTCGGgcactcgatgatggacgtgcgagtcaatgggcaggtaacgaggtgcctgttggacagtggcagcaccgagagcttcattcacccaagcttggcccactccctaaggttaaaggtccaccccatcaCCTGGTCAATCGCCCTCGCCACCaaagataagactgttggtaccctcgggcgctgctcggtTGATATAACGGTGGAAAGGgggacttacacaggattcaggctcctggtcatgcccagacTCTGTGcatcactcctcctgggcctggatttccagtgccacttgCAGAgtctcacccttgccttcggggggggggtggggcccaacctccattcacattgcacagcataccaacctaccagccccggccaacttGCGACctccacactgtgcatcaccccaccagcgctttttcaacattttgtgcTAGGTTGCAGGCCGATCACTGCCAGAAGTAGGCTATTgcactgcagacagggacttcatcaaggcgaaggtgtggcgactcctggtggaaggcgttatagagcccagtaacagcccttggagagcccaattCCTGGAGGTCAAAGGTGGAAGTAAGCTGAAggtggtcatggattacagccagaccattaattggtacacccagctggatgtctaccccctgccgaggatcgtcgacatggtcaatgagatagcccgctaccgggttttctctaTGATTGACCTGAAtttggcatatcaccaaatccctatccacccaaaagacaagccctacactgcctttgaggtggacgggcgcctgtaccagtcccaccgggttccttttggggtcacgaacacagtctctgtcttccagcgggagatggatcacatggtagaccgttcccatatctggataacgtcactatctgcggccgtgaccagtaggtccacgatgctaacctggaaaaaatCCTCCAGACGGCtgtggagctgaacctcacttacaacaagaagtgtgtgttcagcaccacctgcctcgccatcctggggtacatcatagCCCATGGATTCGTCGGCCCAGATctggaaaggatgcacccattaatagtaacctcccccccccccccccccccccacgctaaaggccctccacaggtgcctgggcctgttctcttattactcactTCTCGGaaaaggtccgcccactggcccaagccacaacttttcccctcccacctgaggcgcaggcagccttcacctgcatcaggcaggacatcgtggacaccatgatgcaggctgtggatgaggactcccccttccaggtggagagcgatgcctacAAGGTGGCCTTTGCTGCAACCCTCAACCAAGGGATGTGCCccatgccttcttctccaggaccctccacgactccgagctagggcactctgccattgaaaagaagGCCCAGGAATTTGTGGAAGCATtctgccactggcaccactacctggccggcaggagattcacgctcctcacgaACCAGCTGgctgtggcgttcatgtttaacactacccacaagagcaagataaagagcGACAAGATCCTGCgttggagagtcgagctggcaacctacagctacgacgtCCAGTACCGCCCCAGGAAGATTAACGACTCTCCTGATGCCCTCTcgcacctgcgcatctatgcatgacaacaggttgcaggcattgcatgagtccctctgccatcagggacctcagggacatgactgaggcctgttgggtctgtgcggagtgtaaaccccatttcttctgccccccccccccaggcccaaattgtaaaggctacttggcctttcgagcgtcttggcttggacttcaaagggctcctgccttccatgaaccaaaACTTTTACTTTctcatggtagtggacgagtTCTCACGCTTctctttcgccatcccttgtctggacacctccacgacaccgtcatcagggctttgggcagattttcaccatgtttggttaccccgccttcatccacagcgaccgggggtctagtttcatgagcgtcgagctgcgccagtacctgacggcgaggggtaTTGCAACCAgccgcacgacaagctataacacaagaggcaacaggcaagtggaacacgagcatggggtggtctggaaggcagtcttcccggttctcaggtcaaaagggtgggccgttgagttctggcaggatgccctgcccaaggcgctccatgccattctgtcactgctgtgcacggctaccaacgagaccacTCGCGAACGTACGTTCTCATTTCCCaagaggtcggcgactggaatgtcactcccagcatggttcACGTCCCcgggacacacaaggccgaagccctggtggagcaggttttcctccttcaagcaaaccataactacgcttacgttaggttcggcagtggcagggaggacaccgtctcaaccaggaacctggcaccagcaggagcacccaccacaccatgccaccctccaacccaggacgatgctgaccgggcatacatccccgtccccaggcagctatggggcacgcagggcctccttgaccaccaggggcctgcttcagccttaTGAGATAAACCTGCccaccccacccatccaatatgacctgcatacgtcgaccctggcccctctggccacccctccgtgcggcaccacaccagccacacacacccctgccgccacTTCCCATCTGAcaagtgaccaggagccagtcctgcgatggtcacagagaccctggtGGCTACCGAATCATCTCAACTGTAAAAAATGTTTTGtccatagtgggtgcgattccttatTACTGCCCATCCCTCCGAAAAAGagtggggtgaatgtggtggtacaccaccagcctactgcagggggcaacctctgtacctgcaggagtctaaggggacaggacaacacctggccggctgctaATCAGTCGgcctaaatggatcaagccccacctggttggatgtcaatcaccctctgggatataagcctgcgccggcctcccgaggcctcacactgagttgctgcagccacagccagcctggctcggtgaaagtctttgtggattaaagcctgttgttcagtctttaccttgtgtgtgtctgattctgtctaactgTGCACCACAGGAGGGGAGTGTGAGAGTTAGGATTCAATTGAGTTGGGTGAGAGCAATGGGAATCTCTGCTTAATGAATTGGAAGGAAATGTGGGAAACAGGTGAGCTAAATGCTAAACATGAATATTTTTGGACGGCAGATTTCCTGTGTTTTACTGTCAGATGAAACCTTAGGCTCCCAGCTTGGTCACTTGTATCTTAAATTAAAGTTTACTCCTTGCCGCCAAACACCATACTGTCACATTTGTATGATATTGTCTATTAACCAGCAACTAgaattttatgtgatttttttttcagagatgCTCCTTAGTATATAATAGCATTCAGCTTTCTCCCTTCAGTAATTCATCAAATATCCCTAAACCTTTGCCATTACCTATAGTTTAACCATTAAAGGTAAACAAATATAATTAATTCTATTTCTCTCATTCATGCCTTGAAAACTGTTGAGGTTAATCTTATGACATCATCCCATTTCAACTACAGAGAATTCTCTTATTGCTGTGGTAATTTGCTGTCTATCGGAATTTTGAACCAAGATGAAGTCTTGTACAGAAATGTATTCATTATTTTGACTTTTCATTTATCTCTAAAATATACATGTGCAACAAGCCTGTTGTTGCCAATGGTGCCAGTACTTTCGGAATTTTTgtgaattgaattgttttgtCACTTGTGCTAAGATGCTTCACTTTTTATGCAAGAGGCAAGTC from Narcine bancroftii isolate sNarBan1 chromosome 9, sNarBan1.hap1, whole genome shotgun sequence harbors:
- the polr2d gene encoding DNA-directed RNA polymerase II subunit RPB4 isoform X1, with translation MIDLLKECHHISPRSIADQTLINHPSKKGTSREDHSFRPQRRSCCQTGRVATIPSRGWQVLRLRTSPGKMAACSSEARVGDVEEDASQLVFPKEFESSETLLNSEVHMLLEHRKQQNESAEDEQELSEVFMKTLNYTARFSRFKNRETIASVRSLLLQKKLHKFELASLANLCPETAEEAKALIPSSKKCVKALPRDSQRTSVWKTKTECSPPKSSQSDLKRWWLRARPLIQLMVFTEVSRTFFNFEDNVFDAKACR
- the polr2d gene encoding DNA-directed RNA polymerase II subunit RPB4 isoform X2, with translation MIDLLKECHHISPRSIADQTLINHPSKKGTSREDHSFRPQRRSCCQTGRVATIPSRGWQVLRLRTSPGKMAACSSEARVGDVEEDASQLVFPKEFESSETLLNSEVHMLLEHRKQQNESAEDEQELSEVFMKTLNYTARFSRFKNRETIASVRSLLLQKKLHKFELASLANLCPETAEEAKALIPSLEGRFEDEELQQILDDIQTKRSFQY